A single Microtus ochrogaster isolate Prairie Vole_2 linkage group LG3, MicOch1.0, whole genome shotgun sequence DNA region contains:
- the LOC113457609 gene encoding zinc finger protein OZF-like codes for MCPRLGELSVQRRKFFTRHLSSWRGHPSVSGGSLGGSASVAGTAPAPGAEVRPQAAAGGNMDCLTFEDVAVSFTLEEWDLLDPSQKQLYTDVMQETFKNLVAIGQTEEGQRIEDDEHYRRTLRNEVVELLYGPSEGRQCEKIFSQFPGTVVNKKTPHGIKLCERNLSEDVLIGLPPLRMQNPGQTGHRPYGYEMYEDSLYKFRECRKALMYPEYLLKHDNNHTIEKPYKCQQCGKAFSSSSKVRRHERTHTGEKPYICNHCGKAFPSRGSLRRHDRIHSGEKPFICKYCGKAFTGQSSLPRHERIHSGEKPYVCKYCGKCFISSSTCRVHERTHTGEKLYVCNLCNKAVTTRTSLRNHERIHSGEKPYVCEQCGKGFISSGTFRIHERIHTGEKPYKCKECGKAFTIQSSLQRHERIHTREKPYDCKECGKAFSGYSSLRRHERIHSGERPYACKQCGKAFPALGDCQRHEQIHTGEKPYICKQCGKAFTRCGSLRIHEKTHTRENS; via the exons ATGTGCCCAAGGTTGGGGGAGCTGTCAGTTCAGAGGCGGAAGTTCTTTACCCGCCATCTTTCTTCCTGGCGCGGCCATCCTAGTGTCAGCGGAGGAAGTCTTGGGGGCTCAGCCTCGGTAGCTGGGACAGCTCCGGCCCCAGGAGCGGAGGTGAGGCCGCAGGCAGCCGCAGGCGGAAACATG GACTGTCTGACTTTTGAGGACGTGGCCGTGAGCTTCACCTTGGAGGAGTGGGATTTGTTGGATCCTTCCCAGAAGCAACTCTACACAGATGTGATGCAGGAAACCTTCAAAAACCTTGTTGCTATAG GACAAACTGAGGAAGGCCAGAGGATTGAAGATGATGAACATTATAGGAGAACCCTAAG AAATGAAGTGGTAGAATTGCTGTATGGACCCAGTGAAGGTAGACAATGTGAGAAAATCTTCAGCCAGTTTCCAGGTACTGTTGTGAACAAGAAAACCCCTCATGGAATAAAGCTGTGTGAAAGGAATTTAAGTGAAGACGTACTTATTGGTCTTCCACCCCTACGTATGCAGAACCCTGGTCAAACAGGACATAGACCATACGGATATGAGATGTACGAAGACAGTCTCTATAAATTTAGGGAATGTAGGAAAGCCTTGATGTATCCTGAATACCTTCTGAAGCATGACAATAATCACACCATAGAGAAACCATATAAATGTCAGCAATGTGGAAAAGCCTTTTCTTCTTCAAGTAAGGTTCGAAGACATGAAAGAACTCATACTGGTGAGAAACCCTACATATGTAACCACTGTGGGAAAGCCTTCCCTAGCCGTGGTTCCCTTCGACGCCATGACAGGATTCACAGTGGAGAGAAACCGTTTATTTGTAAGTATTGTGGGAAAGCTTTCACTGGTCAAAGTTCGCTTCCTCGACATGAAAGAATTCAcagtggagagaaaccctatgtatgCAAGTACTGTGGGAAATGCTTCATTTCTTCAAGTACCTGTCGAGTGCACGAGCGGACTCACACGGGAGAGAAGCTCTATGTCTGTAACTTGTGTAATAAAGCCGTCACCACTCGCACCTCCCTTCGAAATCATGAAAGAATTCACAGCGGTGAGAAGCCCTATGTCTGTGAACAGTGTGGGAAAGGTTTCATCTCTTCTGGTACCTTTCGAATCCACGAGcgaattcacactggagagaagccctataaatgtaaggagtgtgggaaagccttcactaTACAGAGTTCTCTTCAGCGCCATGAAAGGATTCACACTAGGGAAAAGCCCTATGACTGTaaggaatgtgggaaagccttcagtgGTTACAGTTCTCTTAGACGCCATGAACGGATTCACAGCGGAGAAAGACCCTATGCATGCaagcagtgtgggaaagcctttccTGCTTTGGGTGATTGTCAAAGACACGAACAAATTCACACGGGTGAGAAACCCTACATATGTAAGCAGTGCGGGAAAGCCTTCACTCGGTGTGGTTCCCTTAGAATACATGAAAAGACCCATACTAGAGAGAATTCTTAA